The following are encoded in a window of Catellicoccus marimammalium M35/04/3 genomic DNA:
- a CDS encoding DeoR family transcriptional regulator → MIYNYIEKTILRRAVIISNLFITNDISLETLAKDLNVSQMTIRNDLFYFSEQFKDCIDQIYTKTGDITIHFKEEIDLTTILRNILNQSLFLKYLFLTLMDEEVIPSEIARIENVSPSLAHKVCTKIRNFIDEEQLKDNELKKRMILICLSRYLNLSEVDSIFEQDWLDEAIQIASKLVVMKSITQSNFTQLVFAVYLFLDRATLYPLNIDLEKLLPLNVEIKAEDTKDFLPCDDTMSNEELEQEAFFLSLVCYYLYEPKVNGSMLNNHLNLQFELDQDNDIHILRKFIFSSLDMSHLVLRTNLFYYTLQKFITFQYIGFPLKLCFSYHYIDYFYYDDKYQSIVRNWNESKNKPLLLNDDISFEFFYHLYLLKQYSSIHKNIFIIASNSEQFHILYNILSTMLQDKTIIVDPKFYHSIKEIPQDNLNSQSIIVCDRNIQEKSRENIVPFSLNHVKEDLLDLTKRIYDL, encoded by the coding sequence TTGATTTACAATTACATTGAAAAAACAATTTTACGTCGGGCAGTGATTATATCAAATTTATTCATTACAAATGATATTTCTTTAGAAACCCTAGCTAAAGATTTAAACGTCTCACAAATGACGATTCGTAATGATTTGTTCTATTTTTCAGAACAATTTAAAGATTGTATTGACCAAATTTATACAAAAACAGGAGATATTACAATTCATTTTAAAGAAGAAATAGATTTAACCACTATTCTGCGCAATATTTTAAATCAATCCTTATTTTTAAAATATTTATTTTTAACGTTAATGGATGAAGAGGTTATTCCTTCAGAAATCGCCAGAATAGAAAATGTATCTCCTTCTTTAGCTCATAAGGTTTGTACAAAAATTCGAAACTTTATAGATGAAGAGCAACTAAAAGATAATGAATTAAAGAAAAGAATGATTCTCATTTGTTTATCTCGCTATCTTAACCTATCAGAAGTAGATTCTATTTTTGAGCAAGATTGGTTAGATGAAGCGATTCAAATCGCTAGTAAATTAGTCGTAATGAAATCTATTACGCAAAGTAATTTTACCCAATTAGTCTTTGCTGTTTATCTATTTCTAGATCGAGCAACGCTCTATCCTTTAAACATCGATTTAGAAAAATTATTACCTTTGAATGTAGAAATTAAAGCAGAAGATACGAAAGATTTTTTACCATGTGATGATACGATGAGCAATGAAGAATTGGAACAGGAAGCTTTCTTTTTATCTCTTGTCTGCTACTATTTATATGAGCCCAAAGTAAATGGTTCTATGTTAAATAACCATTTAAATCTTCAATTTGAACTAGACCAAGATAATGATATTCATATTTTAAGAAAATTTATCTTTTCTTCTTTAGATATGAGTCATCTAGTTTTGCGTACGAATTTGTTCTACTATACGCTTCAAAAATTCATTACTTTCCAATATATTGGATTTCCTTTGAAGCTATGCTTTTCTTATCATTATATTGATTATTTTTATTATGATGATAAGTATCAATCCATTGTCCGCAATTGGAATGAAAGTAAAAATAAACCTTTACTATTAAACGATGATATTTCTTTTGAATTTTTCTATCATTTATATTTATTGAAGCAATACTCCAGCATTCATAAAAATATCTTTATCATTGCATCCAATAGCGAACAATTCCATATCTTGTACAATATTTTGTCAACGATGCTACAAGACAAAACTATTATTGTGGATCCAAAATTTTATCATTCAATCAAAGAAATTCCACAAGATAACTTGAATAGCCAATCTATCATTGTTTGTGATCGAAATATTCAAGAAAAATCAAGAGAGAATATTGTACCGTTTTCTTTAAACCATGTAAAAGAAGACTTATTAGACTTAACAAAAAGAATTTATGATTTATAA
- a CDS encoding LPXTG cell wall anchor domain-containing protein, whose product MEFKKLLVSSAVLAGVIGVSAATNTDTVSADTIINGTGSEVVLPDNGVDNNFGVDQKPEYDNGIVEGPSTPGANDGIDENFGVDQKPEYDNGIVVGPTTPGASDGIDENFGVDQKPEYDNGIVVGPSTPGAGDGIDENFGVDHKPSVDPEFGQGEPNREPLDPNFGQGEPENKPEKPNKPVIVGPTTPGADNGIDDNYLIDQNKDQNKDQNKDQNKDQNKDQNKDNTTENTTKPGTSDIKDTVVAPVIDGSFDQVKADTTTGTEAPVYTDLANTDAKETVKKVAAATTTDEAKLPQTGVEDAAAVSAAGVALVAAASLMGYSVFSKKRKNS is encoded by the coding sequence ATGGAATTTAAAAAATTATTAGTATCATCTGCAGTATTAGCAGGTGTTATTGGGGTATCTGCTGCAACAAATACTGATACTGTAAGTGCAGACACTATCATTAATGGAACAGGATCAGAGGTAGTTTTACCAGATAATGGTGTGGATAACAACTTTGGCGTAGATCAAAAACCTGAATATGATAATGGAATCGTTGAAGGACCATCAACACCAGGTGCTAATGACGGAATTGATGAAAACTTTGGCGTAGACCAAAAACCTGAATATGATAACGGAATTGTCGTTGGACCAACAACACCAGGTGCTAGTGACGGAATTGATGAAAACTTTGGCGTAGACCAGAAACCTGAATATGATAACGGAATTGTTGTTGGACCATCAACACCAGGTGCTGGTGATGGAATCGATGAAAACTTTGGCGTAGATCATAAACCAAGCGTTGATCCAGAATTTGGCCAAGGCGAACCAAATCGTGAACCATTAGATCCAAACTTCGGTCAAGGCGAACCAGAAAACAAACCAGAAAAACCAAATAAACCTGTAATCGTTGGACCAACAACACCAGGAGCAGATAATGGTATTGATGATAATTACTTAATTGATCAAAATAAAGATCAAAATAAAGACCAAAACAAAGATCAAAATAAAGATCAAAATAAAGATCAAAATAAAGACAACACAACAGAGAACACAACAAAACCAGGAACTTCTGATATCAAAGATACAGTAGTTGCGCCAGTGATTGATGGATCATTTGATCAAGTCAAAGCAGATACAACAACAGGAACAGAAGCACCAGTTTACACTGATTTAGCAAACACAGATGCAAAAGAAACAGTGAAAAAAGTAGCTGCTGCTACAACAACAGATGAAGCTAAATTACCACAAACAGGTGTAGAAGACGCTGCTGCCGTTTCAGCTGCAGGTGTAGCTTTAGTAGCTGCTGCATCATTAATGGGTTACTCTGTATTTTCTAAAAAACGCAAAAATAGCTAA
- a CDS encoding DUF4176 domain-containing protein — MVNTILTIGTVVRLFHLDCDVMIIGRYPIVQKNGQEGYFEYSGCVYPDGFYGKDLFLFNQEDIAYILAYGYCSDKEIELLGEMKVNQHALLDLHRFSIAEWKNMGA; from the coding sequence GTGGTAAATACAATTTTAACCATTGGTACTGTCGTTCGTCTATTTCATTTAGATTGTGATGTAATGATTATTGGACGTTATCCTATTGTGCAAAAAAATGGACAAGAAGGATATTTTGAGTACAGTGGTTGTGTATATCCAGATGGCTTTTACGGTAAAGATTTGTTCTTATTCAATCAAGAAGATATTGCCTATATTTTAGCCTATGGATATTGTTCAGATAAAGAAATTGAATTATTAGGAGAAATGAAAGTAAATCAACATGCCTTACTTGATTTGCATCGTTTCTCTATTGCCGAATGGAAAAATATGGGAGCATAA
- a CDS encoding zinc ribbon domain-containing protein, with protein MSFCPNCGHETKENAKFCDRCGKNLNENEPSKKPKKKRGMIIIVILFLLLLLLFGFYFLMKPKEDHSKEHQESISSVSSVQSSSSTKEKESTTPSTTEVTESTTEEKETQVTGEEIGSNVRNLLAASILYVKENPPGSLWNGNDYAYKAKGTKEAKPEYFNEGGSYGYVFENKQVVGAGGSPMFVPSEDGQKMYFYTTGGVPTVDDDGNSYMEPRNPEDKVSVDELATFINTQGKTEEYQNLVQRMTING; from the coding sequence ATGAGTTTTTGTCCAAATTGTGGTCATGAAACGAAAGAAAATGCTAAGTTTTGTGACCGATGTGGTAAAAATTTAAACGAAAATGAACCATCAAAAAAACCAAAAAAGAAAAGAGGAATGATTATCATTGTGATTCTTTTCCTTCTTTTATTACTTCTCTTTGGTTTTTATTTTTTAATGAAACCTAAAGAAGATCATTCAAAAGAGCATCAAGAAAGTATTTCTTCAGTCTCAAGTGTTCAATCTTCTTCTAGTACAAAAGAAAAAGAAAGTACAACACCATCGACTACAGAAGTGACAGAATCTACAACCGAGGAAAAAGAAACGCAAGTGACAGGAGAAGAAATTGGAAGCAACGTACGTAATTTACTTGCGGCAAGTATTTTATATGTCAAAGAGAATCCACCAGGAAGTCTTTGGAATGGTAATGATTATGCATACAAAGCAAAAGGAACAAAAGAGGCGAAACCAGAATATTTCAATGAAGGTGGAAGTTATGGATATGTCTTTGAAAATAAACAAGTGGTAGGTGCAGGAGGCAGTCCAATGTTTGTTCCTAGTGAAGATGGCCAAAAAATGTATTTTTACACTACAGGTGGAGTTCCTACAGTGGATGATGATGGAAACTCTTATATGGAGCCAAGAAACCCAGAAGATAAAGTATCTGTAGATGAACTCGCTACGTTTATCAATACACAAGGGAAAACAGAAGAATATCAAAATTTAGTACAACGAATGACGATTAATGGATAG
- a CDS encoding DeoR family transcriptional regulator — protein sequence MIYSYIEKGILRRSIIIIQLFLKNKICLDDLIQELEVSHMTIRNDLLYFSEHYSSYIDYLYTRSGKIQIHFKKEIDLCDILCDLLSQSLFLRYLFLALMEETISTRLISNRENISFSSAHKLFNHIQQFIEEESLKENECKKRMVLICLSHYIPLDTLSDIFDPNWLDQAMRLSNQILGDKIVHKLNQTQLMVAIYLYFDRATLYQLEIQKQDFAQFLSIEEIKSLIPRLGLSEEEQETEFFFLSLIIYYLSESDTHNPLTSIHPNIQFKLESHPEFQKLRELIFAYLPLNHSVFQTHLFYYVLQKFLTFQKLGFPLQLAFSKTYLLDYLQQENYQQFLMSWEMENPQYSNNEDILFEFFYYLELLEEYNNIHKYIYIVSPTREHFHMIYNILTTLIQNQMIIIDHHHYHSIEEIPKENQDQNTIIVCDRHIREQESTQIIPFSFNHLNEDLLEIHRKIYNIDEESKS from the coding sequence TTGATCTATTCTTATATTGAGAAGGGAATTCTTCGTCGTTCCATTATCATCATTCAACTTTTTTTAAAAAATAAAATATGTTTAGATGATCTCATTCAAGAATTAGAAGTTTCTCATATGACCATTCGTAATGATTTACTATATTTTTCAGAACACTACTCGTCCTATATTGATTATTTATATACTCGATCAGGAAAAATACAAATTCATTTTAAAAAAGAAATCGATTTATGTGATATTTTATGCGATTTACTAAGTCAATCATTATTTTTGCGCTATCTATTTTTAGCCTTAATGGAAGAAACAATTTCTACTCGCTTAATTTCCAATAGAGAAAATATTTCTTTTTCTTCTGCTCACAAATTATTTAATCATATACAGCAATTTATAGAAGAAGAGTCGCTAAAAGAAAATGAATGCAAAAAAAGAATGGTTTTAATTTGCTTATCTCATTATATTCCTTTGGATACATTATCCGATATCTTCGATCCGAACTGGTTAGATCAAGCAATGAGACTTTCAAATCAAATTCTTGGAGATAAGATAGTTCATAAATTGAATCAAACACAACTAATGGTAGCTATTTACTTATATTTTGATCGAGCAACCCTATATCAATTAGAAATTCAAAAACAGGATTTTGCACAATTTCTTTCAATAGAAGAAATAAAATCTTTAATACCTAGGTTAGGACTATCAGAAGAAGAACAAGAAACAGAATTTTTTTTCTTATCTTTAATAATTTACTATCTATCGGAATCTGATACCCATAATCCATTAACTTCTATTCATCCAAATATTCAATTTAAATTAGAATCGCATCCTGAATTTCAAAAATTAAGAGAATTGATTTTTGCTTATCTACCATTAAATCATTCTGTGTTTCAAACTCATTTGTTTTACTACGTATTGCAAAAATTTTTAACATTTCAAAAATTAGGTTTTCCATTACAACTTGCTTTTTCCAAGACTTATCTTTTAGATTACTTACAACAAGAAAACTACCAACAATTTTTAATGTCCTGGGAAATGGAAAATCCACAGTATTCAAATAACGAAGATATTCTTTTCGAGTTTTTCTATTATTTAGAATTGCTAGAAGAATACAATAATATTCATAAATACATTTATATCGTTTCTCCTACAAGAGAACATTTCCATATGATTTATAATATATTGACTACGCTGATTCAAAATCAGATGATTATCATTGACCATCATCATTACCATTCGATTGAAGAAATTCCAAAAGAAAATCAAGATCAAAATACGATTATCGTATGTGACCGTCATATTCGAGAACAGGAATCTACACAAATCATTCCTTTCTCATTCAATCATCTTAATGAAGATTTATTAGAAATCCATCGTAAAATTTACAACATTGATGAAGAGAGTAAATCCTAG
- a CDS encoding zinc ribbon domain-containing protein: protein MKKCKNCHTELRDETEFCPECGEKVKSSKDPKQEWIIVIAITVVVLLLGGGLWWFMKNEEKPKTPAKNEPKQEQKKDVIKKDKNVVPPKTIEAQFAENPAFLAASVSWYGTTVEGEAKWSNWHQKDLKVREIPLDEKAKKAAKADFYCTYELPKKQGQGYVLTDGGKEVNLYSEYPKDAKVTPMATISLDKLAEKMSEDKVVTAVTEYSNQLEFIEAKKKEKPKKKAKKKEKAEPRETEQQKLLNEVMEKWQKTVDQMYEPATLDPKAESIQFKDQKIVNKIEDKNDCLLSMEGKFADVSMQETSSGYQVIGAYYGTSENAKGYRYLFVLHDGKPEVYVAHLPEAVGDTARGDAMNFVPTQDKALIDAFTDLMDEEKTKTKEKSVDTKDTTEVEEEVEVKETIDEDGSSIDESVIIETTYAN, encoded by the coding sequence ATGAAGAAATGTAAGAATTGTCATACTGAATTACGTGATGAAACCGAATTTTGTCCGGAATGTGGCGAAAAAGTAAAAAGTTCCAAAGATCCAAAACAAGAATGGATTATTGTTATTGCGATTACGGTCGTCGTTCTTTTATTAGGTGGCGGACTATGGTGGTTTATGAAAAATGAAGAAAAACCAAAAACACCTGCGAAAAATGAACCAAAACAAGAACAAAAGAAAGACGTTATTAAAAAAGATAAAAATGTAGTTCCACCAAAAACTATTGAAGCTCAATTTGCAGAAAATCCAGCCTTTTTAGCTGCTTCTGTTTCATGGTATGGAACAACCGTTGAAGGAGAGGCAAAATGGTCTAACTGGCACCAAAAAGACTTAAAAGTGCGTGAAATTCCTTTAGATGAAAAAGCGAAAAAAGCCGCAAAAGCAGACTTCTATTGCACTTATGAATTACCGAAAAAACAAGGACAAGGGTATGTATTAACCGATGGTGGAAAAGAAGTAAATCTATATTCTGAATATCCAAAAGATGCAAAAGTAACGCCAATGGCAACGATTTCCTTGGATAAATTAGCTGAAAAAATGTCAGAAGACAAAGTAGTGACTGCAGTAACAGAATATAGTAATCAATTAGAATTTATTGAAGCTAAGAAGAAAGAAAAACCAAAGAAAAAAGCGAAGAAAAAAGAAAAAGCAGAGCCAAGAGAAACAGAACAACAAAAATTATTGAATGAAGTTATGGAAAAATGGCAAAAAACGGTTGATCAAATGTATGAACCTGCGACATTAGATCCAAAAGCGGAAAGTATTCAATTTAAAGATCAAAAAATTGTGAATAAGATTGAAGATAAGAACGATTGCTTATTATCTATGGAAGGAAAATTTGCGGATGTTTCTATGCAAGAAACTTCTTCTGGCTACCAAGTGATTGGTGCTTATTATGGCACAAGTGAAAATGCGAAAGGATATCGCTACCTATTTGTTCTTCATGATGGCAAACCAGAAGTCTATGTCGCTCATTTACCAGAGGCTGTAGGAGATACTGCTCGTGGAGATGCGATGAACTTTGTTCCAACGCAAGATAAAGCCTTGATCGATGCTTTTACAGACTTGATGGATGAAGAGAAAACAAAGACAAAAGAAAAATCTGTAGATACAAAAGACACAACAGAAGTAGAAGAAGAAGTAGAAGTGAAAGAAACGATAGATGAAGATGGTTCTTCTATCGATGAATCTGTCATTATTGAAACTACTTATGCAAACTAG
- a CDS encoding LPXTG cell wall anchor domain-containing protein, giving the protein MEFKKLLVSSALLAGMMGISANTVSATEKSIADECLNVDEVEIDPGHDVNYKPNQSSEQTTEDSIWLDYPGDGIYAPDPNTGKYPSLDFPSNNKKEPNKESGTIIVGPTTKPGDGENDLDCPGDGAYSPDPEKPIYSSEISEESTSHKDQEIKKENQATSSTQETTKEVQENTPITSKETTKVLSTAKKDKNPSVSTVAIKETTKEGNTTEINEGTLPQTGTEDAAKISAAGAALIVAASLMGYSVFSKKSKNS; this is encoded by the coding sequence ATGGAATTTAAAAAATTATTAGTATCGTCTGCCTTATTAGCAGGAATGATGGGTATATCTGCAAATACAGTAAGCGCAACAGAAAAAAGCATAGCAGATGAATGTCTAAATGTAGATGAAGTAGAAATTGACCCAGGTCATGATGTAAATTACAAACCAAATCAAAGTTCTGAACAGACGACAGAAGATAGTATTTGGTTAGATTATCCTGGAGATGGTATTTATGCCCCAGATCCAAATACTGGGAAATATCCATCGCTAGATTTTCCATCAAATAACAAAAAAGAACCAAATAAAGAATCAGGAACGATTATTGTTGGACCAACTACAAAACCAGGAGATGGAGAGAATGATCTAGATTGTCCCGGAGATGGAGCTTATTCTCCAGATCCTGAAAAACCAATTTATTCAAGTGAAATTTCTGAAGAATCTACTTCTCATAAAGATCAAGAAATCAAAAAAGAAAATCAAGCGACTTCTTCTACGCAAGAAACTACAAAAGAAGTTCAGGAAAATACTCCAATAACTTCTAAGGAAACTACAAAAGTATTATCTACTGCTAAAAAAGATAAAAATCCTTCTGTTTCAACTGTAGCTATTAAAGAAACAACAAAAGAAGGTAATACTACGGAAATAAATGAGGGTACTTTACCACAAACGGGTACAGAAGATGCTGCGAAAATTTCAGCTGCTGGTGCTGCTTTAATCGTTGCTGCATCATTAATGGGTTATTCTGTATTTTCTAAAAAGTCAAAAAATAGTTAG
- a CDS encoding LPXTG cell wall anchor domain-containing protein, protein MDYKKLLFASTVLTGMLSLGTANNAKTAHADTIDTNHTVEANTEVAPQSNVITVKNTKATSAPVAEVPIVENVTPATETKQEVAPMVEETKAQPAAEEKVTQSQIQNQIDKETNHMNQDQNKVGQLENENQNLKDEIHKVDQEHQNKVDEINQEADKQSKPIHDQIDKIEQSQINTEKDKVQNDINHKKDELSQTQNNSAKTEQTIKDKKDELDKLNKNEQTSVMGSIVNSDFGGLHKPVYVGQIKPGTDITIENPNEEKENKENVEWAEKYNGKEPIKNYKLTEQQAWEANVYLMNRINAARKKAGQDEFKITREAFNKVMRRAEDVTTNFNHDMNSINRIFGSDWTGENLGFAGQWQDYSTVINHALGTIEYMLNSDGPSWGHRENFMDDYNKRGFGTVQGAFGIMWSSKSERWVLVFDTMKYHGEKDCSHDLDKYLDRSGNQSKIDKLKAEIAQEEKKLETSHRKENDLKKAIEDLEAKKKDIQFDKNKLNDKDKAVYEDYEAKLDKIYKQHELDYVKEVNEYGQKVAPLRGQYMDNDKEIQRLNKEIKQHREKIADLKAQLKEEGNKPAPKPETQPETKPEKPGDTIIGDDVVNKPDNKPNKPDNKPKPENPGDNIIGNDGISKPVKPQKPKPENPGNGIIGNDGISKPVIPGEEKDPNKGVGDKETNHPETPVVDGNVVHGNNSTSSTTGTTTDAVSSTQGTTGHLVSSAKKYVVTPEVEAAEIIPTATKATNSDNLPQTGSSKGETLAALGVMTVTMSSLLAVATFRRRKEH, encoded by the coding sequence ATGGATTACAAAAAATTACTATTTGCATCTACCGTCTTAACAGGAATGTTAAGTCTAGGGACAGCGAATAACGCAAAAACAGCCCATGCGGATACGATTGATACCAACCATACGGTAGAAGCGAATACAGAAGTGGCACCACAAAGTAATGTTATTACGGTGAAAAATACAAAAGCCACTTCTGCACCAGTCGCAGAAGTACCTATTGTAGAAAACGTGACACCTGCGACAGAAACAAAACAAGAAGTAGCTCCTATGGTAGAAGAAACAAAAGCTCAACCAGCAGCAGAAGAAAAAGTCACTCAAAGTCAAATTCAAAATCAAATTGATAAAGAAACTAATCACATGAACCAAGACCAAAATAAAGTTGGTCAATTGGAAAATGAAAATCAAAACTTAAAAGATGAAATCCATAAAGTGGATCAAGAACATCAAAATAAAGTGGATGAAATTAATCAAGAAGCCGATAAACAATCAAAACCAATACATGATCAAATCGATAAGATTGAACAAAGTCAAATTAATACGGAAAAAGATAAGGTTCAAAATGATATCAACCATAAAAAAGATGAATTGAGTCAAACACAAAATAATAGTGCAAAAACAGAACAAACCATCAAAGATAAGAAAGATGAGCTAGACAAACTAAACAAAAATGAACAAACTTCTGTTATGGGAAGTATTGTAAACAGTGATTTTGGTGGACTTCATAAACCTGTTTATGTGGGGCAAATTAAACCTGGAACAGATATTACAATTGAAAATCCCAATGAGGAAAAAGAAAATAAAGAGAATGTAGAATGGGCAGAAAAATATAACGGGAAAGAGCCTATTAAAAATTATAAATTAACTGAACAACAAGCTTGGGAAGCTAATGTTTATTTGATGAATCGTATCAATGCTGCACGTAAAAAAGCAGGACAAGATGAATTTAAAATTACTCGTGAAGCATTTAATAAGGTAATGCGTCGTGCAGAAGATGTAACAACTAACTTTAATCATGATATGAATTCTATTAATAGAATATTTGGTAGTGATTGGACAGGAGAAAATTTAGGCTTTGCAGGTCAGTGGCAAGATTATTCAACAGTAATTAATCATGCGTTAGGGACTATTGAGTATATGCTGAATTCTGATGGACCTAGCTGGGGGCATAGAGAAAACTTTATGGATGATTATAATAAGCGTGGATTTGGTACTGTCCAAGGAGCTTTTGGAATCATGTGGTCTAGTAAATCTGAACGTTGGGTATTAGTTTTTGATACGATGAAATATCATGGAGAAAAAGATTGTAGTCATGATTTAGACAAATATTTAGATCGTAGTGGAAATCAAAGTAAAATTGATAAATTAAAAGCTGAAATTGCTCAAGAAGAAAAGAAATTAGAAACAAGCCACCGAAAAGAAAACGACTTAAAAAAAGCAATTGAAGATTTAGAAGCGAAGAAAAAAGATATCCAATTTGATAAAAATAAATTAAATGATAAAGATAAAGCAGTATATGAAGACTATGAAGCTAAATTAGACAAAATTTATAAACAACATGAATTAGATTATGTTAAAGAAGTAAATGAATATGGTCAAAAAGTTGCGCCATTACGTGGCCAATATATGGACAACGACAAAGAAATTCAACGTTTAAACAAAGAAATCAAACAACATAGAGAAAAAATTGCGGACTTAAAAGCACAATTAAAAGAAGAAGGCAATAAACCAGCGCCTAAGCCAGAAACACAACCAGAAACTAAGCCAGAAAAACCTGGAGATACTATTATTGGTGATGATGTAGTCAATAAACCAGACAATAAACCAAATAAACCAGACAATAAACCAAAACCAGAAAACCCAGGAGATAACATTATTGGAAATGATGGCATTAGTAAACCTGTGAAACCACAAAAACCAAAACCAGAAAATCCAGGAAATGGTATTATTGGAAACGATGGTATTAGTAAGCCAGTAATTCCAGGGGAAGAAAAAGATCCAAATAAAGGTGTAGGAGATAAAGAAACTAATCATCCAGAAACTCCAGTAGTGGATGGAAATGTAGTGCATGGAAATAATTCTACGAGTTCAACGACAGGTACAACTACAGATGCGGTTTCATCTACTCAAGGTACTACAGGTCATTTAGTTTCTTCTGCGAAAAAATATGTAGTTACTCCAGAAGTAGAGGCAGCAGAAATCATCCCTACAGCGACAAAAGCGACAAATAGCGATAATTTACCACAAACAGGAAGTTCAAAAGGGGAAACTTTAGCAGCTTTAGGTGTCATGACGGTAACTATGAGTTCTTTATTAGCAGTTGCGACATTCCGTCGTCGTAAAGAACATTAA
- a CDS encoding LPXTG cell wall anchor domain-containing protein has protein sequence MEFKKLLLSSAVLAGVIGVSSVADTTVNADTVEANTNAVQTNAPQANQANIITVKNTKAAPVDPNFGQGQPEDVVDPGFNHPNKPTVDPDFGQGQPEDVVDPGFSHPEHPTVDNSSEKDENIDPDFNVNPNDDTVVGDPNFGQTPENNGHAMDPGFDVNYKPDGDVIGDPNFGQSESNGGTSDKDENIDPDFGVDAGDDTVVGDPNFGVDQNREPLDPNFGQGEPNREPLDPNFGQGEPGNKPEKPSKPVIIGPTTPGADGGIDDNYLIDQNKDQNKDQNKDQNKDQNEDQNKDQNKDQNKGNTTKPGTSDIKDTVVAPVIDGSFDQVKADTTKGTEEPVYIDLDHKDTKEAVKEVAAKATTNEATLPQTGAEDAAKISAAGAALIAAASLMGYSVFSKKRKNS, from the coding sequence ATGGAATTTAAAAAATTATTATTATCATCTGCAGTATTAGCAGGTGTTATTGGTGTATCTTCTGTCGCAGATACAACAGTAAATGCAGATACTGTTGAAGCAAATACAAATGCAGTGCAAACAAACGCACCTCAAGCAAATCAAGCAAATATTATTACAGTTAAAAATACAAAAGCGGCTCCTGTAGATCCAAACTTTGGTCAAGGCCAACCTGAAGATGTAGTGGATCCAGGATTCAATCATCCAAATAAACCTACAGTGGATCCAGATTTTGGTCAAGGTCAACCTGAAGATGTAGTAGATCCAGGATTCAGTCATCCAGAACATCCAACAGTAGATAACTCATCTGAAAAAGATGAAAACATAGATCCAGATTTTAATGTAAATCCTAATGATGACACTGTAGTTGGCGATCCAAACTTTGGTCAAACACCAGAAAATAATGGACATGCGATGGATCCAGGGTTTGACGTAAATTACAAACCAGATGGAGATGTTATCGGTGATCCAAACTTTGGTCAATCTGAATCAAACGGCGGAACATCAGACAAAGATGAAAATATCGACCCAGACTTTGGTGTAGATGCTGGAGACGATACAGTAGTTGGTGATCCAAACTTTGGTGTGGATCAAAATCGTGAACCATTAGATCCAAACTTTGGTCAAGGCGAACCAAATCGTGAACCATTAGATCCAAACTTTGGCCAAGGCGAACCAGGAAACAAACCAGAAAAACCAAGCAAACCTGTAATTATTGGACCAACAACACCAGGAGCAGATGGTGGTATTGATGATAATTACTTAATTGATCAAAACAAAGATCAAAACAAAGATCAAAATAAAGACCAAAATAAAGATCAAAACGAAGACCAAAACAAAGATCAAAATAAAGATCAAAATAAAGGCAACACAACAAAACCAGGAACTTCTGATATTAAAGATACAGTAGTTGCGCCAGTAATTGATGGATCATTTGATCAAGTGAAAGCAGATACAACAAAAGGAACAGAAGAACCTGTTTATATTGATTTAGATCATAAAGATACAAAAGAAGCTGTGAAAGAAGTAGCTGCCAAAGCAACAACAAACGAAGCTACTTTACCACAAACAGGTGCGGAAGATGCTGCGAAAATTTCAGCTGCCGGTGCTGCTTTAATCGCTGCTGCATCATTAATGGGTTACTCTGTATTTTCTAAAAAACGCAAAAATAGCTAA